In Streptomyces sp. NBC_00433, a single genomic region encodes these proteins:
- the cas7e gene encoding type I-E CRISPR-associated protein Cas7/Cse4/CasC yields MMASRFLELHILHNVPASRLNSDQDGEPKSLTYGNVVRACVSSQCWKHAVRHTIEEQAQEYATRTRNLPYRLTERLIGDGWPSDLAAFAAAEVARCAGPKGLSPGKELQTTANMLYLPADVLTGLAALCQTHREVLTQAAKKAADRAPQAAPDTPPPTARKPAGKKRRTIPDTRLLPTADVNALLTDRTGTINLLGRMLTDIPGGTVSGAVDIAPAFSVHAADSQPDWFTTVEDWPRPDTPGSAHMDTAYFTTATLYRYACLNITDLQRNTGDLDRARRLTALFTEAFILSMPQAKRTSTAPHTLPHLVHYTIRDRRPVSYAPAFEQPVKAPHAGGYTTTAIQTLCAYAAATDRLLGTAHRHTHGYTTLDDGDLPLGTAHRGYDDLITACTAAAFTPTTPPAAGSLDTALLPAQAAAAS; encoded by the coding sequence ATGATGGCCTCCCGCTTCCTCGAACTGCACATCCTGCACAACGTGCCCGCCTCCCGCCTCAACAGCGACCAGGACGGCGAACCCAAATCCCTGACGTACGGGAACGTCGTGCGCGCGTGCGTGTCCTCCCAGTGCTGGAAACACGCCGTGCGCCACACCATCGAAGAGCAGGCCCAGGAGTACGCCACCCGCACCCGCAACCTGCCCTACCGCCTCACCGAGCGCCTGATCGGCGACGGCTGGCCGTCGGACCTCGCGGCCTTCGCCGCCGCGGAAGTCGCGCGCTGCGCCGGACCGAAAGGCCTCTCCCCAGGCAAAGAACTGCAGACCACCGCAAACATGCTCTACCTTCCCGCCGACGTCCTGACCGGCCTTGCCGCCCTGTGCCAGACCCACCGCGAGGTTCTGACCCAGGCCGCGAAGAAAGCCGCCGACCGCGCCCCGCAGGCGGCCCCCGACACGCCCCCGCCTACCGCCCGCAAACCAGCCGGTAAGAAGCGCCGCACCATCCCGGACACGCGCCTGCTGCCCACCGCCGACGTCAACGCACTGCTGACCGACCGCACCGGCACCATCAACCTGCTCGGGCGGATGCTCACCGACATCCCCGGCGGCACCGTGTCCGGCGCCGTCGACATCGCACCGGCCTTCAGCGTCCACGCCGCCGACTCGCAACCCGACTGGTTCACCACCGTAGAGGACTGGCCCCGCCCCGACACACCCGGCAGCGCCCACATGGACACCGCCTACTTCACCACCGCGACCCTCTACCGCTACGCCTGCCTGAACATCACCGACCTGCAGCGCAACACCGGCGACCTCGACCGCGCCCGCCGCCTGACCGCGCTGTTCACCGAGGCGTTCATCCTCAGCATGCCGCAGGCCAAACGCACCAGCACAGCCCCCCACACCCTGCCCCACCTGGTCCACTACACCATCCGTGACCGCCGCCCCGTCTCCTACGCACCCGCCTTCGAACAGCCCGTCAAAGCCCCCCACGCCGGCGGCTACACCACCACCGCCATCCAGACCCTGTGCGCCTACGCCGCCGCCACCGACCGGCTCCTGGGCACCGCCCACCGCCACACCCACGGCTACACCACCCTCGACGACGGCGACCTGCCGCTCGGCACCGCACACCGCGGCTACGACGACCTCATCACAGCCTGCACCGCCGCCGCCTTTACCCCCACCACTCCGCCGGCCGCAGGCAGCCTCGACACCGCCCTGCTGCCCGCACAGGCAGCCGCCGCATCGTGA